The genomic DNA CAAACGTCCCTCCTTCCAAGCAATCTCACTTTCAACATCAACATTTATAACTTCCAAGGTCTTATCGGTTAAATCATAAACAGCTTTTTCCGACGGATACAAATTTCTTTCATTTGTTTTACCCTTATCTTCTTTCATTACTATATTTACAGATCCGGAGACCAAGGTCGTTTGTACAACATTCTCTTTCTCATAAGCCCGAACATTAAATTCTGTTCCGAGCACCTTCACCCTCAAACGATCATGAGATACACTCACAATAAACGGATGCGCCGGATCATGTTTTACTGAAAAATAAGCCTCACCGACAAGTGTCACCTTCCTTTCCTCTGCATCATATGAAGAAGGATAAGAAAGCGTACTGCCCGAATTCAAATAGGCAATCGAACCATCCGGCAAATCAAGACTTGTCCTCACACCTCTATTCGCACAGACCGTTATTTGCTGCGGAGCCAATACAGAAGACTTCCGCAACAAAAATGAAATAGCTGTCGATATTACCAATAGCCCAACAAAACACGCTGCAACAATAGAAATCTCGTACAACCTTATCTTTTTCTTACGTTTATCTATACGCTTTTGGACCTTCTTGTAAGCCTCAATAGAATTTCGGGAAAGAATCCGTTCACTTGTTTGAGAAATATAAAAAATACGG from Parabacteroides merdae ATCC 43184 includes the following:
- a CDS encoding FecR family protein encodes the protein MGIGKEHMDGISLDTALLFKYFRGLTTGEERKRVEDWMQISEENEKTVLQAARIFYISQTSERILSRNSIEAYKKVQKRIDKRKKKIRLYEISIVAACFVGLLVISTAISFLLRKSSVLAPQQITVCANRGVRTSLDLPDGSIAYLNSGSTLSYPSSYDAEERKVTLVGEAYFSVKHDPAHPFIVSVSHDRLRVKVLGTEFNVRAYEKENVVQTTLVSGSVNIVMKEDKGKTNERNLYPSEKAVYDLTDKTLEVINVDVESEIAWKEGRLVFKETPLPEVLRCLANFYNVDFKVMDPVLDSYRLTGTFNNRQLSQILDYLRISSRIDYSIKRMEMDDSLSAQREQVVLRRIK